One Epidermidibacterium keratini DNA segment encodes these proteins:
- a CDS encoding alpha/beta fold hydrolase: MPESNAPAHDQFATVPSGTVICFREHGDPEDPALLLLAGLGEDLTFWPDSMINSLVGRGFRVIAVDNRDVGQSSFATTPAPSLWRQVLARPRGDAYSLSDMARDAVGVLEQLGIGQVHLVGRSMGAMIAQTIAATQPERVLSLTSIYSTTGARKSGRPALSTMALLVAPQPRNRTAAVRAHLKITRHIAGAAYPIDDAAEAAIAARGWDRSSGDIGAGVARQIQAIQRSGDRTAQLRQITAPTLVINGDRDLMVDPSGGAATAATIPSAQHVVIPGMGHHLPESLVSPITEYVAQHAARVSEGGSNVEVS, encoded by the coding sequence ATGCCTGAGAGCAACGCCCCCGCCCACGACCAGTTCGCGACAGTGCCGTCCGGCACGGTGATCTGCTTCCGGGAGCACGGCGACCCGGAGGACCCCGCGCTCCTGCTGCTTGCCGGCCTCGGCGAGGACCTCACGTTCTGGCCGGACTCGATGATCAACTCGCTCGTGGGACGTGGGTTCCGGGTCATCGCCGTCGACAACCGCGACGTCGGACAGTCGTCGTTTGCCACCACTCCCGCACCGAGCTTGTGGCGCCAGGTGCTCGCGCGGCCACGGGGAGATGCCTACTCGCTGTCGGATATGGCGAGGGACGCGGTCGGCGTACTCGAGCAGCTCGGCATCGGGCAGGTCCATCTTGTCGGACGTTCCATGGGCGCCATGATCGCCCAGACGATCGCCGCGACCCAGCCCGAGCGAGTCCTCTCCCTCACCTCGATCTACTCGACCACCGGGGCGAGGAAGTCCGGCCGGCCGGCGTTATCGACCATGGCACTACTTGTCGCTCCGCAACCGCGGAACCGGACGGCCGCCGTGCGAGCGCACCTGAAGATCACCAGGCATATCGCCGGAGCGGCGTACCCGATCGACGACGCGGCGGAAGCGGCGATCGCAGCACGTGGTTGGGATCGCAGCTCGGGCGACATCGGCGCTGGAGTAGCTCGCCAGATCCAGGCGATCCAGCGCTCCGGAGATCGGACCGCCCAGCTGCGGCAGATCACCGCTCCCACTCTGGTCATCAACGGCGATCGCGACCTGATGGTCGACCCGAGCGGCGGTGCCGCGACCGCCGCGACCATCCCCTCGGCACAGCACGTGGTCATCCCAGGCATGGGACACCACCTACCTGAATCGTTAGTCAGTCCCATCACTGAGTACGTCGCCCAGCACGCAGCGCGCGTGAGCGAAGGAGGATCCAATGTCGAGGTCTCGTGA